One stretch of Methylococcus capsulatus DNA includes these proteins:
- a CDS encoding DUF364 domain-containing protein, whose translation MTNPYEIYDLLQDYAGGPVPSGRLVIGLVWTLCEADAVGLSMSPGVQTRTLPWAGTLRGKTLAELVAWVREFDPYRATVGMAAVNAGINRLGILPDGVTLAPKDGADNNLAVFEHFLAEMRGKRVVVIGRYPGLDRFAQAHALKLTVLERQPGPEDLPDSACEYLLPEADWVFLTATSIPNKTFPRLAALARDANTVLMGPTVPWLPELRHFGIDYLAGVEIADTEVLKDTVCEGGGVRIFDAGVRYRIAAIGPESTKDWARRMIVQATAERERLKEDMEAWYARGNTVRFPEYAQLETVDRRLSRLDTCFKRLWDAFPDPAPARFSGVSP comes from the coding sequence ATGACGAATCCTTACGAAATCTACGATCTGTTGCAGGATTATGCTGGCGGGCCGGTGCCCAGCGGGAGGCTGGTCATCGGTCTGGTCTGGACGCTTTGCGAAGCCGATGCCGTGGGGCTCTCGATGAGCCCGGGCGTTCAGACCCGGACGCTTCCCTGGGCCGGTACGCTGCGCGGCAAGACCCTGGCCGAACTGGTCGCCTGGGTGCGGGAGTTCGACCCGTACCGGGCTACGGTGGGCATGGCGGCCGTCAATGCCGGCATCAACCGGCTCGGCATCCTTCCGGACGGCGTGACGCTGGCGCCCAAAGACGGCGCGGATAACAACCTTGCCGTCTTCGAGCATTTTCTCGCAGAGATGCGCGGCAAACGGGTCGTGGTGATCGGCCGTTATCCCGGCCTGGACCGCTTCGCCCAAGCGCACGCCCTGAAACTGACGGTCCTCGAGCGTCAGCCCGGTCCGGAAGACCTGCCGGATTCGGCCTGCGAGTACCTGCTTCCGGAAGCGGACTGGGTATTCCTCACCGCCACCTCGATTCCGAACAAGACCTTTCCACGTCTTGCGGCGCTGGCGCGCGATGCCAACACGGTCCTGATGGGGCCTACCGTCCCCTGGTTGCCGGAACTACGGCACTTTGGGATCGACTATCTGGCCGGTGTGGAGATCGCCGATACCGAAGTTCTGAAGGACACCGTGTGTGAAGGCGGGGGCGTGCGGATTTTCGATGCCGGAGTGCGCTACCGGATCGCGGCCATCGGCCCGGAATCCACCAAGGACTGGGCGCGGCGCATGATCGTCCAGGCGACGGCGGAGCGGGAACGCCTCAAAGAGGACATGGAAGCATGGTATGCCCGGGGCAATACCGTGCGTTTTCCGGAGTATGCGCAACTGGAAACGGTCGACCGCCGCTTGTCGCGTCTCGATACTTGTTTCAAGCGGCTCTGGGACGCCTTTCCCGACCCGGCACCGGCACGGTTCTCCGGCGTTTCTCCCTGA
- a CDS encoding molybdenum ABC transporter ATP-binding protein, whose amino-acid sequence MLELDVRLSRDHFDLSARLAIDSPMTACFGPPGAGKSTLLSIIAGVVMPQRGWIRLGGETVFDSRQGVRVPPPRRRIGLVRFDPASHPRQTVGELLRDTHRNSVRSGTFGFAGVVDLLELQPLLDVGIQALPAGERQRVALAHALIPAPRLLLLDDQLEVSGVSNSALLPYLTRVRDELNVSVIYVSHSLGEVLQLTNRMVLMVNGRVLGFGDPHEIITDKILSAGSVLQGIESVLPVTVLGHEAENGCTIAYYHGSALVLPMAAHLAPGDSVNVSIRSSDIALSKQYLRGTSIQNQIKGRVCAVIRTPGHAVVQIDCGITLLAGISLKALHAMALQEGDIVYCLIKVHAFSYLGNPSRDGQPPDSREVSVIH is encoded by the coding sequence ATGCTTGAACTGGACGTGAGACTGAGCCGGGACCATTTCGATTTGTCCGCCCGGCTCGCCATCGACAGCCCGATGACCGCATGCTTCGGACCGCCTGGCGCCGGCAAAAGCACCTTGCTGAGCATAATCGCCGGAGTCGTCATGCCGCAGCGCGGCTGGATCCGGCTGGGCGGCGAGACGGTTTTCGACAGTCGTCAAGGCGTGCGCGTGCCGCCGCCCCGCCGCCGGATCGGTCTCGTGCGTTTCGATCCGGCCAGCCATCCTAGGCAGACGGTCGGCGAACTGCTTCGGGATACCCACCGGAATTCGGTTCGAAGTGGCACCTTCGGATTCGCCGGGGTGGTCGATCTCCTGGAACTGCAACCTCTGCTCGACGTTGGCATTCAGGCTTTGCCTGCCGGCGAGAGACAGCGGGTGGCACTGGCACACGCGCTCATCCCGGCGCCGCGCCTGCTGCTGCTCGACGATCAGCTCGAAGTCTCGGGTGTTTCCAACTCTGCCCTGTTGCCCTATCTCACGCGGGTCCGAGATGAGCTGAACGTTTCGGTCATCTATGTCAGCCATTCCCTGGGAGAGGTATTGCAGCTCACCAACCGCATGGTGCTGATGGTCAACGGGCGCGTGCTGGGATTCGGGGACCCGCATGAAATCATCACCGACAAAATCCTTTCCGCCGGGTCCGTCCTGCAGGGCATCGAAAGCGTGCTTCCCGTGACGGTGCTTGGGCATGAAGCCGAAAATGGCTGCACGATCGCCTACTATCACGGCAGCGCGCTGGTGCTGCCGATGGCCGCGCATCTGGCGCCCGGGGATTCCGTCAACGTGTCCATCCGCTCCAGCGACATCGCGCTGTCGAAGCAGTATCTGCGGGGAACGTCGATCCAGAACCAGATCAAGGGTCGGGTATGCGCTGTCATCCGCACGCCGGGGCACGCGGTCGTACAGATCGACTGCGGTATCACCCTGCTGGCGGGCATCTCGCTGAAAGCGCTCCATGCAATGGCGTTGCAGGAAGGAGATATCGTGTATTGCCTGATCAAGGTGCATGCGTTCTCCTACCTGGGCAACCCGTCAAGGGACGGACAACCTCCGGACTCCAGGGAAGTATCAGTCATTCACTGA
- a CDS encoding flavin monoamine oxidase family protein produces the protein MLEIAIVGGGLCGLALAQSLEARRCDFVLFEARGRLGGRILSVHSEKAGMALDLGPTWFWPEIQPRMFKLVNDLGLRSFPQHDTGEVLYLTDHDKAPDTLSRPGLHDGAHRVEGGMASLVEALIQRLPPEALRLGHELTAVTDRGDHVELCFVHGGETIVVAARRTVLAMPPRLVEERIRFEPALDGKVLEALHDTYSWMADQAKALVAYDKPFWRTAGQSGNAFVRHEHVVLGEIFDACDATAERAALGGFLALPPAARVALLPGMPMLVSSQMVQVFGSAAEHGELHFQDWAAEPYTCSRRDHVPPDNQPEYGHPLLRRPQWGGRLYFGGSETASYGGGYLEGALEAGARLQRALIVERTSLAPSGGRNEQAVAGFGEWVAAQRGVVLERYKRLLHQNLASQRTEQLTQRAVLGVMEQVYSEALARLGELSFEPPAGSIETGLATLAQDLLAPFVGFNKVLLDEAIAFNGSSCALSNFPSEHRPSSDYLETTARDLAAAWREFAYDVNTLLAGRFVVRTAA, from the coding sequence ATGCTCGAAATTGCCATCGTCGGCGGCGGACTGTGCGGCTTGGCGCTTGCGCAGAGCCTAGAGGCCAGGCGGTGCGACTTTGTCCTGTTCGAGGCTCGCGGCCGTCTGGGCGGACGCATCCTGTCGGTGCATAGCGAAAAGGCTGGGATGGCGCTGGACCTTGGGCCCACCTGGTTCTGGCCGGAAATCCAGCCGCGCATGTTCAAGCTGGTGAACGATCTCGGCTTGCGTAGCTTTCCCCAGCACGATACGGGGGAGGTCCTCTACCTCACCGATCACGACAAGGCGCCGGATACACTGAGCCGGCCCGGTCTGCACGACGGCGCCCATCGTGTCGAAGGCGGCATGGCGAGCTTGGTGGAGGCATTGATCCAGCGTCTTCCTCCCGAAGCACTGAGGCTCGGTCATGAGCTGACCGCCGTGACCGACCGCGGCGATCACGTGGAACTGTGCTTCGTCCATGGTGGGGAAACCATCGTCGTTGCCGCGCGCCGCACGGTGCTCGCGATGCCGCCGCGCCTAGTCGAGGAGCGCATCCGTTTCGAGCCGGCCCTGGACGGCAAGGTACTCGAAGCATTGCATGACACCTATTCCTGGATGGCCGACCAGGCCAAAGCACTGGTGGCTTACGACAAACCGTTCTGGCGCACGGCAGGCCAGTCGGGAAATGCTTTCGTCCGGCATGAGCATGTGGTTCTCGGCGAAATCTTCGATGCCTGTGACGCCACTGCCGAGCGGGCCGCCCTGGGCGGCTTCTTGGCACTGCCCCCGGCGGCGAGGGTCGCGTTGCTGCCGGGCATGCCGATGTTGGTTTCGAGCCAGATGGTACAAGTCTTCGGCAGCGCGGCGGAGCATGGCGAGCTGCACTTCCAGGACTGGGCGGCGGAGCCCTATACCTGCAGCCGGCGGGATCACGTGCCGCCGGATAATCAGCCGGAATATGGCCACCCCCTGCTGCGGCGGCCGCAATGGGGCGGGCGGTTGTATTTCGGCGGTTCGGAGACCGCGAGCTATGGCGGCGGCTACCTTGAAGGCGCTCTGGAGGCGGGTGCCCGGCTCCAGAGGGCCCTCATCGTGGAACGGACTTCGCTCGCACCGTCTGGCGGGCGGAACGAGCAGGCCGTTGCCGGTTTCGGCGAGTGGGTGGCTGCTCAGCGCGGGGTCGTGCTCGAACGCTACAAACGTCTGCTCCATCAGAATCTCGCGAGCCAGCGCACCGAGCAGCTTACCCAGCGGGCCGTGCTCGGTGTGATGGAGCAGGTTTACAGCGAAGCCTTGGCAAGACTCGGCGAGCTTTCCTTCGAGCCTCCTGCCGGAAGTATCGAAACCGGTCTTGCGACACTGGCGCAAGACCTGCTGGCGCCCTTCGTCGGCTTCAACAAGGTCCTGCTCGATGAAGCCATTGCATTCAATGGCAGTTCCTGTGCACTGTCCAATTTTCCGTCCGAACACCGGCCTTCATCCGATTATCTGGAAACTACGGCCCGCGATCTGGCTGCCGCCTGGCGCGAGTTCGCCTACGACGTAAACACCCTCCTGGCGGGCCGCTTCGTCGTGCGGACGGCGGCGTGA
- a CDS encoding L-threonylcarbamoyladenylate synthase — protein sequence MSWISEFRLRLATDALRRGRTVAYPTEAVYGLGCDPFNEEAVRKLLALKRRSQTKGLILIAADVEAVEALVDLARVPLSAEVRAGWPGPTTWLIPPRPGIPEWLRGTHDALAVRVTAHPVAAALCRAFGGPIVSTSANLSGHRPAHTPVRLWCQFSRQAVHFLPGRLGGATRPTAIFDAMSGRRIR from the coding sequence GTGAGCTGGATTTCCGAGTTCCGGCTGAGGCTTGCCACGGATGCCTTGCGCCGAGGCCGGACCGTAGCCTATCCCACTGAGGCCGTTTACGGTCTGGGATGTGATCCGTTCAATGAAGAAGCCGTCCGCAAGCTGCTGGCGCTCAAGCGCCGCAGCCAGACCAAGGGCCTGATCCTGATCGCGGCGGATGTGGAAGCCGTCGAGGCTCTGGTCGATCTGGCCCGCGTGCCGCTCAGCGCCGAGGTGCGCGCGGGTTGGCCCGGTCCCACGACTTGGCTGATCCCACCCCGCCCGGGCATTCCCGAGTGGCTGCGCGGTACCCATGATGCCCTGGCGGTCCGCGTTACCGCCCATCCCGTGGCGGCAGCGTTGTGCCGCGCTTTTGGCGGGCCGATCGTGTCGACCAGCGCCAATCTGTCCGGACACCGGCCCGCCCATACCCCGGTACGGCTGTGGTGCCAGTTTTCCCGACAGGCGGTCCATTTCCTGCCCGGCCGCCTCGGCGGCGCCACTCGTCCCACCGCCATCTTCGACGCCATGAGCGGACGGCGCATCCGCTGA
- the topA gene encoding type I DNA topoisomerase, with protein MAQHLVIVESPAKARTIEKYLGKSFQVYASYGHVRDLIPKEGAVDPDHDFSMKYAIIEKNKKHVQAISKAMEKADALYLATDPDREGEAISWHLYELLKEQQVLDSKPVHRVVFHEITKRAITEAVENPKTLSTDLIHAQQARRALDYLVGFKLSPLLWKKIRRGLSAGRVQSPALRMIVERELEIERFQVQEYWTIEAAIQSEDQALSARLTHLAGEKLEQFSIVNEAQAQATRQSLLDQAHGKLRVVRVEEKERKRNPAAPFTTSTLQQEAARKLGFTTRRTMTVAQQLYEGIDLGGEAVGLITYMRTDSVNLAQEAVQELRELIESRYGKDNLPAQPRLYKTKSKNAQEAHEAIRPTSAFRTPESVKAHLTPDQFKLYSLIWKRSVACQMVHATLNTVTVDFACGSTDNLFRATGSTVIHPGFMSVYREGQDDVPEESDEIYLPKLAEGQEVDLKDVIPSQHFTEPPPRYTEASLVKALEEYGIGRPSTYATIISTLQQRHYVELENKRFRPTDLGRVVNKFLTEHFNRYVDYNFTANLEDDLDAVSRGEKDWIPLMREFWGPFHALIGEKDESLKRADVTHEAIDEKCPECGSPLSIRLGRNGRFVGCTNYPQCKYTRNLAGKESEQADPEVVEGRQCPKCNSPLVIKTGRYGRFIGCSGYPACRHIEPLEKPTDTGVPCPECGQGTLTKRKSRFGKLFYSCSTYPKCSYAVWNPPIAEACPACQWPVLTLKTTKRRGTEKVCPRKECGYAAPYEGEPLTDSAA; from the coding sequence ATGGCTCAACACCTCGTCATCGTCGAATCGCCGGCCAAAGCCCGGACGATCGAAAAATATCTCGGTAAGTCTTTCCAGGTCTATGCCTCCTACGGGCATGTGAGGGACTTGATCCCCAAGGAAGGCGCAGTCGATCCCGATCACGACTTTTCGATGAAGTACGCAATCATCGAGAAAAACAAGAAACACGTGCAGGCGATTTCCAAAGCCATGGAAAAAGCCGATGCGCTGTACCTCGCGACCGACCCCGACCGCGAGGGCGAAGCGATTTCCTGGCATCTGTATGAATTGCTGAAGGAACAGCAGGTTCTCGACAGCAAGCCGGTCCATCGCGTGGTGTTTCACGAAATCACCAAGCGCGCCATCACAGAAGCCGTCGAAAACCCCAAAACACTCTCGACCGATCTGATCCACGCCCAGCAGGCCCGGCGGGCACTCGATTACTTGGTTGGTTTCAAACTTTCTCCGCTGTTGTGGAAGAAGATCCGCCGCGGATTGTCTGCGGGGCGTGTGCAAAGCCCGGCCTTGCGGATGATCGTGGAGCGCGAACTTGAAATCGAGCGCTTCCAGGTTCAGGAGTACTGGACCATCGAGGCGGCGATCCAATCCGAAGACCAGGCACTTTCGGCCCGCCTGACCCATCTTGCCGGCGAGAAGCTGGAGCAGTTCAGCATCGTCAACGAAGCGCAGGCGCAGGCCACGCGGCAGAGCCTGCTGGATCAGGCCCATGGCAAATTGCGGGTGGTCCGGGTCGAAGAGAAGGAACGCAAGCGCAATCCGGCCGCGCCTTTCACGACCTCGACCCTGCAGCAGGAAGCAGCCAGGAAGCTCGGCTTCACTACCCGCCGGACCATGACCGTGGCCCAGCAGCTTTATGAAGGGATCGACCTGGGCGGCGAGGCCGTGGGGCTCATCACCTACATGCGTACCGATTCGGTCAATCTCGCCCAGGAGGCCGTCCAGGAGTTGCGCGAGCTGATCGAGTCGCGTTATGGCAAGGACAATTTGCCCGCGCAGCCGCGACTTTACAAAACCAAGAGCAAGAATGCCCAGGAAGCCCATGAGGCGATCCGTCCGACCTCGGCGTTCCGGACGCCGGAGTCGGTCAAGGCGCATCTGACGCCGGATCAGTTCAAGCTCTACAGCCTGATCTGGAAGCGCAGCGTGGCCTGTCAGATGGTCCATGCCACCTTGAACACCGTCACCGTGGACTTCGCCTGCGGCAGCACTGACAACCTGTTCCGCGCCACCGGTTCGACGGTGATCCATCCGGGCTTCATGTCGGTGTACCGGGAAGGACAGGATGACGTGCCGGAGGAAAGCGACGAAATCTATCTGCCCAAGTTGGCGGAAGGGCAGGAGGTCGACCTGAAGGACGTGATTCCTTCCCAACATTTCACCGAGCCCCCGCCCCGCTACACCGAGGCCAGTCTGGTCAAGGCACTGGAAGAATACGGCATCGGCCGGCCGTCGACCTATGCGACCATCATTTCGACGCTGCAGCAGCGGCATTATGTCGAGCTGGAAAACAAGCGCTTCCGTCCCACCGATCTGGGACGGGTGGTGAACAAGTTCCTGACGGAGCATTTCAACCGCTATGTCGATTACAACTTCACCGCCAATCTCGAAGACGACCTGGATGCGGTGTCGCGGGGTGAGAAGGACTGGATTCCGCTTATGCGGGAATTCTGGGGACCCTTCCATGCACTCATCGGTGAGAAGGATGAAAGCCTGAAACGGGCCGACGTCACCCACGAGGCGATCGACGAGAAATGCCCGGAATGCGGAAGTCCGCTTTCGATCCGGCTGGGGCGCAACGGCCGCTTCGTCGGCTGCACCAACTATCCGCAATGCAAATACACGCGGAATCTGGCTGGCAAAGAGTCGGAGCAAGCCGATCCCGAGGTTGTGGAGGGGCGGCAGTGCCCCAAGTGCAACTCGCCGCTGGTCATCAAGACCGGGCGCTATGGCCGGTTCATCGGCTGCAGCGGCTACCCCGCCTGCCGCCACATTGAGCCGCTGGAGAAACCCACCGACACCGGCGTGCCGTGCCCGGAGTGTGGCCAGGGCACCCTGACCAAGCGCAAGTCCCGCTTTGGCAAGCTGTTTTACTCCTGTTCGACTTATCCCAAATGCAGCTATGCGGTGTGGAATCCTCCCATCGCCGAGGCCTGCCCCGCCTGTCAGTGGCCCGTGCTCACACTGAAAACCACCAAGCGCCGCGGCACCGAGAAAGTCTGCCCACGCAAGGAGTGCGGTTATGCAGCGCCCTACGAGGGTGAGCCGCTGACCGATTCCGCTGCCTGA
- a CDS encoding DUF494 family protein, whose protein sequence is MKENVFDVLIYLFENYLDRDPEQAPDPDEMRTELLEAGFPQQEVNRAFDWLETLGTQQPMRAASLPAFRIFSSEERAKLDVECRGFLMFLEQSGILTAASREMVIDRLMALNEKTISLENLKWVVLMVLFSQPSEEVAFARMENLVYESFPGYIH, encoded by the coding sequence ATGAAAGAAAACGTGTTTGATGTGTTGATCTACCTGTTCGAAAACTATCTGGACCGTGATCCGGAACAGGCGCCGGATCCCGATGAGATGCGGACCGAACTGCTGGAAGCGGGTTTTCCTCAGCAGGAGGTCAATCGGGCGTTCGACTGGCTGGAGACGTTGGGGACCCAGCAGCCGATGCGGGCTGCCTCCCTTCCGGCTTTCCGTATCTTTTCATCGGAAGAGCGGGCCAAGTTGGACGTGGAATGCCGCGGTTTCCTGATGTTCCTGGAGCAGAGCGGTATTCTGACCGCTGCGAGCAGGGAAATGGTCATCGATCGCCTCATGGCTTTGAACGAGAAAACCATCTCGCTCGAAAACCTGAAATGGGTCGTCTTGATGGTGCTGTTCAGCCAGCCCAGCGAGGAGGTCGCATTCGCGCGCATGGAAAATCTCGTTTATGAAAGTTTTCCCGGCTATATCCACTAA
- the dprA gene encoding DNA-processing protein DprA, whose amino-acid sequence MTGVPLHCWLALVRLPGVGPRRAASLLDRFGSAGAVFARPRADYDGLRLSEDALDHLMRPRWEEVEADLAWLAQPGHGCLTLHDREYPALLRHIADPPVALFTRGDAAVLRCKQIAIVGSRNPTATGQRTARRFAAALARAGLVVTSGLAAGIDAAGHEGALEAGGPTVAVFGCGPDRIYPPRHRALADAIIASGGVLVSEFPPGTPPSREGFPRRNRIISGLSLGVLVVEAALKSGSLITARQAMEQGREVFAIPGSILDPLARGCHALIREGGKLVESVPDILEDLGALAGFVDHQEESAVVPPADAEAARILAHIAYAPTSVDTLVAATGYTANLIASKLVLLEMEGHVAAAPGGGYCRVK is encoded by the coding sequence ATGACGGGGGTCCCTTTGCACTGCTGGCTGGCCCTGGTGCGGTTGCCCGGTGTCGGGCCGCGCCGCGCGGCGTCCCTGCTGGATCGGTTCGGCTCGGCCGGCGCGGTATTCGCACGGCCGCGTGCGGACTACGATGGGCTGCGCTTGAGCGAGGATGCACTGGATCATCTGATGCGCCCCCGCTGGGAGGAGGTCGAGGCGGATCTCGCTTGGCTGGCGCAGCCGGGACATGGCTGCCTCACGCTGCACGATCGCGAATATCCTGCTTTGTTGCGCCATATCGCCGATCCGCCGGTGGCGCTTTTCACGCGGGGTGATGCCGCCGTGCTCAGGTGCAAGCAGATCGCCATTGTCGGCAGCCGCAACCCTACGGCGACGGGGCAGCGGACGGCAAGGCGCTTCGCTGCCGCCTTGGCTCGAGCCGGGCTGGTGGTCACCAGCGGTTTGGCCGCGGGCATAGACGCCGCCGGACACGAGGGGGCCCTGGAGGCTGGGGGGCCGACCGTTGCCGTGTTCGGATGCGGCCCGGATCGCATCTATCCGCCCCGGCACAGGGCGTTGGCCGATGCGATCATCGCTAGCGGCGGGGTACTCGTCTCCGAGTTTCCCCCTGGTACCCCGCCGAGCCGGGAGGGGTTTCCGCGTCGCAACCGCATCATCAGTGGTCTCAGTCTGGGGGTGCTGGTGGTGGAGGCGGCTCTGAAATCGGGCTCGCTCATCACCGCGCGCCAGGCGATGGAGCAGGGGCGCGAGGTCTTCGCCATACCCGGGTCGATCCTCGATCCCCTGGCTCGGGGCTGCCACGCCCTGATCCGCGAGGGTGGCAAACTGGTGGAATCGGTGCCGGACATCCTCGAGGATCTCGGGGCGTTGGCGGGTTTCGTGGATCATCAGGAGGAGTCGGCCGTGGTTCCGCCGGCGGACGCGGAGGCCGCGCGGATTCTGGCGCATATTGCCTATGCGCCGACGTCGGTGGATACTCTAGTCGCGGCAACAGGTTATACAGCGAACCTCATCGCCTCGAAACTCGTCCTGCTCGAGATGGAGGGCCATGTGGCGGCTGCGCCAGGCGGCGGATATTGCCGTGTAAAGTAG
- a CDS encoding LysM peptidoglycan-binding domain-containing protein, with product MIARLAAGLALLLIYAGAFADGIALNPDSPDRYLVQVNDTLWDIASRFLQNPAQWSQVWYRNPALANPDQIYPGDVLVLRRRGREPRIEIETAPTVPLSPVIRVTPLVREIPVIPEHAIRAFLTRPRVLDGANVDTLPYIVGFPDEHIAGGAGYRFYARGVKAADGCVLAVVRPGPVYRDGVTEEVLGHEALYIGDAQLRRAGELAEFLLVRAEREAVIGDRLLAVEPRELMTSYTLHAPAKPVSGRIIGVRDGVTQLGQYQVIVLDRGSRDGLEVGHVLDIYHEVDTIKDYVAGGFGNVVEMPPDWSGSLVVFRPFERVSYALVMKAIRAMHVGDIVKSR from the coding sequence ATGATCGCCAGGCTTGCCGCCGGCCTGGCTCTGCTCCTCATCTACGCAGGCGCCTTCGCGGACGGGATCGCCCTCAATCCGGATTCTCCAGATCGCTACCTGGTGCAGGTGAACGATACGCTCTGGGACATCGCCTCCCGCTTTCTGCAGAATCCGGCGCAGTGGTCGCAGGTATGGTACCGGAACCCGGCATTGGCCAACCCGGACCAAATCTATCCGGGCGACGTGCTTGTACTGCGCCGGCGGGGGCGTGAGCCCAGGATCGAGATCGAGACCGCCCCCACCGTCCCCTTGAGTCCCGTCATTCGGGTGACACCGCTGGTGCGGGAGATCCCGGTCATTCCGGAGCATGCCATCCGGGCATTCCTGACCCGGCCCAGAGTCCTGGACGGCGCCAATGTCGACACGCTCCCTTACATCGTCGGGTTCCCGGACGAGCACATCGCCGGCGGCGCCGGTTACAGATTCTATGCGCGAGGGGTCAAAGCAGCGGATGGCTGCGTTCTGGCGGTCGTGCGGCCGGGCCCCGTCTATCGCGATGGCGTCACCGAGGAAGTGCTTGGCCATGAAGCCTTGTATATCGGGGATGCGCAGCTGCGCCGTGCCGGCGAGCTGGCGGAGTTTCTCTTGGTCCGGGCCGAGCGGGAGGCCGTGATCGGTGATCGTCTGCTGGCCGTCGAGCCGCGAGAGCTTATGACTTCGTACACGCTGCACGCTCCGGCGAAGCCGGTCTCCGGCAGGATCATCGGTGTGCGTGACGGCGTGACCCAGCTTGGGCAATACCAAGTGATCGTCCTGGACCGAGGCAGCCGGGACGGACTGGAGGTCGGGCATGTGCTCGACATCTACCATGAAGTCGATACGATCAAAGACTATGTCGCCGGCGGTTTCGGCAACGTGGTCGAGATGCCGCCAGACTGGTCGGGTTCGCTGGTGGTATTCCGGCCGTTCGAGCGGGTCAGTTATGCGCTGGTCATGAAGGCCATCAGGGCGATGCACGTCGGCGACATTGTGAAATCCCGGTGA
- the def gene encoding peptide deformylase — MTILSILEFPDERLRKKAAPVEVFDDDLRRTVDDMFETMYAAPGVGLAATQVNLHKRILVIDVSEEKNAPLCLINPELLEKQGNGEMEEGCLSVPGIFEKVCRAESVRIRAQDRNGEFFEMSAEGLLAVCIQHEMDHLEGKLFLDHLSALKRQMARKKLQKERRMKAINKTPRAAAAV; from the coding sequence GTGACCATTCTATCCATTCTCGAATTTCCTGACGAACGTTTGCGCAAGAAGGCCGCGCCCGTCGAAGTGTTCGACGACGACCTGCGCAGGACCGTCGACGACATGTTCGAGACCATGTACGCAGCCCCCGGTGTCGGCTTGGCGGCCACCCAGGTCAACCTGCACAAGCGCATTCTCGTCATCGACGTTTCCGAAGAAAAAAATGCGCCGCTTTGCCTGATCAATCCGGAACTGCTCGAAAAGCAAGGGAACGGGGAGATGGAGGAAGGCTGCCTTTCGGTGCCGGGGATTTTCGAAAAAGTGTGTCGAGCCGAATCGGTCCGCATCCGCGCCCAGGACCGTAACGGCGAATTCTTTGAAATGTCGGCGGAGGGATTGTTGGCCGTCTGCATCCAGCACGAGATGGACCATCTCGAAGGCAAGCTGTTCCTGGACCATCTTTCCGCTCTGAAGCGCCAGATGGCGCGCAAGAAACTCCAGAAAGAGCGGCGCATGAAGGCGATCAACAAGACTCCGCGTGCCGCGGCAGCCGTCTGA
- the fmt gene encoding methionyl-tRNA formyltransferase, protein MRIVFAGTPEFAVPALRALIASGNPPCAVYTQPDRPAGRGRRIASSPVKQLASDHGLPVFQPESLKGPEELERLRELAPDLMVVVAYGLILPPPVLTVPRLGCVNIHASLLPRWRGAAPIQRAILAGDRETGVTLMRIEPRLDAGPMLGKRSCLIGDDDSAATLHDRLAGLGAELLAELLPALAEGCLAGEAQDESRVTYAEKIEKSEARIDWQQDATTLSRRVRAFNPWPVAETTLDGTVLRIWSARALDTPQDTAPGTVLAAAKNLDVACGRGTLRILEIQTPGKRRMSAADFLNAHALAGKRLGT, encoded by the coding sequence ATGAGAATCGTATTCGCCGGCACCCCAGAGTTCGCCGTCCCTGCCCTGCGCGCCCTGATCGCATCGGGCAACCCGCCATGCGCCGTCTATACTCAACCCGACCGCCCCGCCGGCCGTGGCCGTAGAATCGCGTCCAGCCCGGTCAAGCAACTCGCGTCCGATCACGGCCTTCCCGTGTTCCAGCCGGAATCCCTGAAAGGGCCGGAGGAACTCGAACGGCTGCGCGAGTTGGCGCCGGACCTGATGGTGGTGGTGGCCTACGGCCTGATCCTGCCCCCCCCCGTCCTGACCGTTCCACGGCTTGGCTGCGTCAACATCCATGCCTCCCTGCTGCCCCGCTGGCGAGGCGCAGCGCCGATCCAGCGTGCCATTCTCGCCGGCGATCGGGAAACGGGCGTCACTCTCATGCGCATCGAGCCGCGTCTGGATGCTGGGCCGATGCTGGGCAAGCGGAGCTGCCTGATCGGTGACGACGATTCCGCCGCCACCTTGCATGACCGCCTCGCCGGCCTCGGGGCCGAATTGCTGGCCGAGTTGCTGCCCGCGCTGGCAGAGGGCTGCCTGGCCGGTGAAGCGCAAGACGAGAGTCGGGTGACCTACGCCGAGAAGATCGAAAAATCCGAGGCACGCATCGACTGGCAGCAGGATGCAACCACCCTCTCCCGCCGGGTGCGCGCGTTCAATCCCTGGCCGGTGGCGGAAACGACGCTGGATGGAACGGTGTTGCGAATCTGGTCGGCCCGGGCACTAGACACCCCGCAGGACACCGCCCCCGGCACTGTCCTTGCAGCAGCGAAAAACCTCGACGTAGCCTGCGGGCGGGGCACTTTGCGTATCCTTGAAATCCAGACCCCGGGAAAACGGCGGATGAGTGCCGCAGACTTCCTCAACGCCCACGCGCTGGCCGGAAAACGGCTGGGGACATGA